One window of the Asticcacaulis sp. SL142 genome contains the following:
- a CDS encoding CoA-acylating methylmalonate-semialdehyde dehydrogenase, giving the protein MKTIAHFIDGAYRLCPDQRMGPVFNPSLGTQNAQVQLGDAADLEAAVASSQAAFKDWSRLNPQRRARVMFNFKALLEAHMDELAELIAHEHGKVISDAKGDIQRGLEVIEFCCGIPHALKGEFTYGAGPDIDVWSIRQPLGVVAGITPFNFPAMIPMWMFGPAIATGNCFILKPSEKDPSAPNRLAELLLEAGAPKGVLNVVHGDKDMVEAICAHPAIRAVSFVGSSDIAHSVYRMCADTGKRVQAMGGAKNHGIIMPDADLDQAVKDIMGAAYGSAGERCMALPVVVAVGDKTAERLREKLIAEIKTLKVGASTDPSAHYGPVVSAAHKQRVSDYVDLGVREGAEIVVDNRHITVAGYENGFFIGPVLFDHVKPHMKTYQEEIFGPVLQIVRAESLEEAVTLASDHPYGNGVAIFTREGRAARDFALSVQVGMVGINVPIPVPVAYHSFGGWKRSAFGDMNQHGMEGVRFYTQVKTVTARWPQHQAGDGETSYIMPQMG; this is encoded by the coding sequence ATGAAAACCATTGCCCACTTTATCGACGGCGCGTATCGCCTCTGTCCCGATCAGCGCATGGGGCCGGTGTTTAACCCGTCTTTGGGCACGCAAAACGCGCAGGTTCAGCTTGGTGATGCCGCTGACCTGGAGGCCGCGGTGGCATCGTCTCAGGCAGCCTTTAAGGACTGGTCGCGGCTGAACCCTCAGCGGCGCGCACGGGTCATGTTCAATTTCAAGGCCCTGTTAGAGGCCCACATGGATGAACTGGCCGAACTGATTGCCCATGAACACGGTAAGGTCATCAGCGACGCCAAGGGCGACATTCAGCGCGGGCTTGAGGTCATTGAATTTTGTTGCGGCATCCCACATGCGCTCAAGGGTGAGTTCACCTATGGGGCGGGGCCCGATATCGACGTCTGGTCGATTCGTCAGCCGCTAGGCGTGGTGGCTGGTATTACCCCGTTCAACTTCCCGGCCATGATCCCGATGTGGATGTTTGGGCCGGCGATTGCCACCGGCAACTGCTTTATCCTTAAGCCATCGGAAAAAGACCCGTCCGCGCCCAACCGTCTGGCAGAACTGCTGTTGGAGGCGGGGGCACCCAAAGGCGTGCTCAATGTCGTCCACGGTGACAAGGACATGGTCGAGGCCATCTGCGCCCATCCGGCCATTCGCGCGGTCAGCTTTGTCGGCTCATCCGACATCGCCCACAGCGTCTATAGGATGTGCGCCGACACAGGTAAGCGGGTGCAGGCCATGGGCGGGGCCAAAAACCACGGCATCATCATGCCCGATGCTGACCTTGATCAGGCGGTTAAAGACATTATGGGTGCCGCCTATGGCTCAGCCGGAGAACGCTGCATGGCCCTGCCGGTTGTGGTAGCCGTCGGTGACAAGACCGCCGAGCGTTTGCGCGAAAAGCTGATCGCCGAGATCAAGACCCTTAAGGTGGGCGCAAGCACTGACCCATCCGCCCACTATGGCCCGGTGGTGTCGGCAGCGCACAAACAGCGCGTCTCGGACTATGTCGATCTGGGGGTGCGTGAAGGCGCGGAAATCGTGGTCGATAATCGCCATATCACCGTCGCGGGCTATGAAAACGGCTTCTTCATTGGGCCGGTGCTGTTTGATCATGTTAAGCCGCACATGAAAACTTATCAGGAGGAAATCTTCGGCCCCGTCCTGCAAATTGTGCGTGCTGAGAGTCTGGAGGAAGCCGTTACGCTGGCGTCCGACCACCCTTATGGCAATGGCGTCGCTATCTTCACCCGCGAAGGCCGGGCCGCGCGTGATTTTGCCCTGTCGGTTCAGGTCGGTATGGTCGGCATCAATGTGCCCATTCCCGTGCCGGTTGCCTATCATTCCTTTGGCGGCTGGAAGCGTTCGGCCTTTGGCGATATGAATCAACATGGTATGGAGGGCGTCAGGTTTTACACCCAGGTTAAAACCGTCACCGCCCGCTGGCCGCAACATCAGGCAGGGGACGGCGAAACCTCCTACATCATGCCGCAAATGGGGTAA
- a CDS encoding PQQ-dependent sugar dehydrogenase translates to MKRSNWMMGIALSVMAVTAACNKPATSQNAAPAAAVTESFEVVTFAEGLEQPWGMAFLPDGRLLVTEKAGRLQVISKDGKPKLVSGTPAVADAGQGGLLGVAVDPDFAKNQYIYLSFSEPGEGGVAGTSVARAKFSGQALTDLKVIWQQIPKVKSNNHWGSRIVFAPDGKLFITTGDRASYREKAQDLTYTFGKVIRINSDGTIPQDNPFVGRSDAKPEIWSYGHRNMQGAAINPATGELWTNEHGAQGGDEINAPEAGKNYGWPVITLGVDYSGAKIGEGKAKDGMEQPLHYWNPSIAPSGMLFYTGDAFPSWKGDLFIGALKFQYLSHLKLDGTKVVSETKLLEDKAERIRDVIQGPDGLIYVAYDSVDGRIVRLQPK, encoded by the coding sequence ATGAAACGCTCAAACTGGATGATGGGCATTGCCCTAAGTGTGATGGCGGTGACGGCGGCGTGTAATAAACCCGCGACCTCACAAAATGCGGCACCTGCTGCGGCGGTCACTGAATCCTTTGAGGTCGTAACCTTCGCCGAAGGGCTGGAGCAGCCGTGGGGCATGGCCTTCCTGCCGGATGGGCGTCTGCTGGTGACCGAGAAAGCCGGGCGGCTACAGGTCATTTCCAAGGACGGCAAACCTAAGCTGGTCAGCGGTACGCCTGCGGTAGCTGACGCGGGACAGGGTGGGCTTTTGGGCGTGGCGGTCGATCCGGACTTTGCCAAAAACCAATATATCTATCTGTCGTTTTCCGAACCCGGTGAAGGGGGCGTTGCGGGCACGTCCGTGGCGCGCGCTAAATTTTCCGGGCAAGCCCTGACCGACCTCAAGGTCATCTGGCAGCAAATCCCAAAGGTCAAAAGCAACAATCACTGGGGGTCGCGCATTGTATTTGCGCCCGATGGCAAGCTGTTTATCACGACCGGCGACCGGGCATCTTACCGAGAAAAGGCGCAGGATCTGACCTATACCTTCGGCAAGGTCATCCGCATCAACAGCGACGGCACCATCCCGCAGGACAACCCGTTTGTGGGCCGCAGCGATGCCAAGCCGGAAATTTGGTCATACGGTCACCGCAATATGCAAGGGGCGGCGATCAATCCGGCGACGGGCGAGCTGTGGACCAATGAGCACGGCGCGCAGGGCGGCGATGAAATCAACGCGCCCGAAGCCGGTAAAAACTATGGCTGGCCGGTCATTACCTTGGGTGTCGATTACAGCGGTGCCAAGATCGGTGAAGGTAAGGCCAAGGACGGCATGGAACAGCCGCTGCATTACTGGAACCCGTCGATCGCCCCATCGGGCATGTTGTTCTACACCGGCGACGCCTTCCCCTCATGGAAGGGCGATCTGTTTATCGGCGCACTGAAATTTCAGTATTTAAGCCATCTAAAGCTCGACGGCACTAAGGTCGTGTCGGAAACCAAGCTGCTGGAAGACAAAGCCGAGCGTATCCGCGACGTTATTCAGGGGCCGGATGGTCTGATCTATGTCGCCTATGACAGTGTCGATGGCCGGATCGTGCGCTTACAGCCGAAGTAG
- a CDS encoding GNAT family N-acetyltransferase, with amino-acid sequence MHDLTVDSLSVAKTANPSGLHIVDVLIHERAPRLVASPLWPVVRPALYNILGYGAAVRMADAIAPLSGQAALDHVSNLLSLKVVMQNLERVPASGRCIVVCNHPTGIADGVVVYDALKTRRDDLIFFANADALRVSPRLGEVLIPVEWVEAKRTREKTRATLMAAKAAFEAERCVVLFPAGRLARKRGGVLRDPDWATTAVSLVQKYQAPMVPVHVAGPNSVWFHSFDKISKELRDVTLFLELLNKAGKRFDLTVGPVITPDELTGEVSVVCAAVKDYVETQLCHGDAAFTEVGP; translated from the coding sequence ATGCACGACCTTACTGTTGATAGCCTATCCGTGGCCAAAACCGCTAACCCGTCCGGCCTGCATATTGTTGATGTGCTGATCCATGAGCGGGCGCCGCGTTTGGTCGCATCGCCCCTGTGGCCGGTGGTGCGACCCGCTCTTTACAACATTCTGGGTTACGGCGCAGCGGTGCGCATGGCCGATGCGATAGCGCCTCTGTCCGGTCAGGCCGCCCTAGATCATGTATCAAATCTGCTGTCGCTTAAAGTCGTGATGCAAAACCTTGAGCGCGTGCCGGCTTCCGGCCGGTGTATAGTGGTGTGCAATCACCCGACCGGTATAGCGGACGGCGTGGTGGTCTATGATGCCCTGAAAACGCGCCGCGACGACCTGATCTTTTTTGCCAATGCTGATGCTTTGCGCGTCAGCCCGCGCCTTGGTGAGGTTCTGATCCCGGTCGAGTGGGTTGAGGCCAAGCGCACCCGTGAAAAGACCCGCGCCACCCTGATGGCGGCTAAGGCGGCCTTTGAGGCAGAGCGGTGCGTGGTGCTGTTTCCGGCGGGTCGGCTGGCGCGAAAGCGGGGCGGTGTGTTGCGCGATCCGGACTGGGCGACCACGGCGGTGTCGCTGGTACAGAAATATCAGGCCCCTATGGTGCCGGTGCATGTGGCTGGCCCCAATTCCGTGTGGTTCCATAGTTTTGATAAGATTTCCAAAGAGTTGCGCGATGTGACCCTTTTTTTGGAGCTGCTCAATAAGGCCGGTAAGCGCTTTGACCTGACGGTCGGGCCGGTGATTACACCTGACGAACTCACCGGAGAGGTATCGGTGGTATGTGCGGCGGTGAAGGATTATGTGGAAACGCAGCTTTGTCATGGTGACGCTGCCTTTACGGAGGTTGGGCCATGA
- the amgK gene encoding N-acetylmuramate/N-acetylglucosamine kinase AmgK — translation MSPDRETQKTAFLKAHGLEGMARQPLPGDASTRRYERLSEGGRSLMLMDQAPSPELIPCPPLADYAERKRLGYFAMTRLSAGRIEAFAACADYLRSQSLSAPEIVAFDAQAGFLVSEDLGDGLFARLIEQGEDEMSLYLSAVEALAVLHQAPPPETLPGGWPLLVYDDLALKTGADLFVEWYPKYDPSHSLSDQARADWEAVWAPIRARAEAGASVFIHRDFHAENLLWLPDRDGYRRVGLIDFQDALKGHPSWDLHSLLQDARRDVSPEIEAAALEHYFRLRPGIDRDVFMEMYQALATLNEARILGVFARLIIHFKKPRYEAFMPRMWGHMSRNLKAAHLKPVRNWFETYGFGDMLS, via the coding sequence ATGAGCCCTGACCGAGAGACGCAAAAAACCGCTTTTCTTAAGGCGCACGGCCTTGAGGGCATGGCGCGCCAGCCCTTACCGGGGGATGCGTCGACGCGCCGTTATGAGCGGTTGAGCGAGGGTGGCCGTAGTCTGATGCTAATGGATCAGGCACCGTCGCCGGAGTTGATCCCGTGTCCGCCACTGGCTGATTATGCTGAGCGCAAACGGTTAGGCTATTTCGCCATGACGCGGTTGTCAGCGGGCCGGATCGAGGCGTTTGCGGCCTGCGCTGACTATTTACGCAGCCAAAGCCTGTCGGCGCCGGAAATTGTGGCCTTTGATGCGCAGGCCGGATTTCTAGTGTCCGAAGATCTGGGCGACGGCCTGTTTGCCCGGCTGATCGAGCAGGGCGAGGACGAAATGAGCCTCTATCTGTCAGCGGTTGAGGCGCTGGCGGTGCTGCACCAAGCCCCGCCGCCTGAGACCCTGCCGGGTGGGTGGCCACTGTTGGTTTATGATGATCTGGCGCTGAAAACCGGAGCCGATCTGTTTGTCGAATGGTATCCAAAATATGATCCGTCTCATAGCTTAAGTGATCAGGCGCGGGCCGATTGGGAGGCGGTCTGGGCACCGATCCGGGCGCGGGCTGAGGCGGGGGCGTCGGTCTTTATTCACCGCGATTTCCATGCCGAAAACCTGCTGTGGCTGCCGGATCGTGACGGCTATCGCCGCGTTGGCCTGATTGATTTTCAGGACGCCCTGAAAGGTCACCCAAGCTGGGATCTGCATTCATTGTTGCAGGATGCGCGGCGGGATGTATCACCGGAAATTGAGGCGGCGGCCTTAGAGCATTATTTCAGATTACGACCCGGCATTGATCGGGATGTGTTTATGGAGATGTATCAGGCGCTGGCGACGCTCAATGAAGCGCGCATTTTGGGCGTGTTTGCCCGCCTGATCATTCATTTCAAAAAGCCGCGTTACGAAGCTTTTATGCCGCGTATGTGGGGTCACATGTCGCGTAATCTTAAGGCTGCGCATTTGAAACCCGTGCGCAACTGGTTTGAGACTTACGGTTTCGGAGACATGCTGTCATGA
- the murU gene encoding N-acetylmuramate alpha-1-phosphate uridylyltransferase MurU has translation MNAPTTALILAAGLGTRMRPLTNDRSKALVEVGGKALIDHMIDRLIAAGVTRCVVNVHYFADRLEAHLRVRSDVEIVISDEREKLLETGGGLKKARPLLGDDPIFVANIDSVWIEDDDGAAMADMVARWDPERMDAILMLAQMQCSSGFDGAGDFILSDDGRIAFRGDAPSAPYNYMGVHISKPDIADHVADDAFSLSPIWREKAMAGRLFGCVMHGDWMHVGDPVARDVAEARLAKVV, from the coding sequence ATGAACGCACCGACAACGGCTTTGATCCTGGCGGCGGGCCTCGGTACCCGTATGCGGCCGCTGACCAATGACCGTTCCAAGGCTCTGGTGGAGGTCGGCGGTAAGGCCCTGATAGACCACATGATTGATCGGCTGATCGCGGCGGGGGTTACGCGCTGTGTGGTCAATGTCCACTATTTTGCCGACCGGCTGGAGGCGCATCTCAGGGTACGCTCCGATGTCGAGATCGTTATTTCTGATGAGCGCGAAAAGCTGCTGGAGACCGGCGGTGGCTTAAAAAAAGCCCGACCCCTGTTGGGGGATGATCCCATTTTTGTCGCCAATATCGACAGTGTGTGGATTGAGGATGATGACGGCGCGGCGATGGCCGATATGGTCGCGCGCTGGGACCCTGAGCGCATGGATGCGATCCTGATGCTGGCGCAAATGCAGTGTTCCAGTGGCTTTGACGGCGCAGGAGATTTTATATTGTCCGATGACGGACGAATTGCGTTCAGAGGCGACGCGCCATCGGCCCCCTATAACTATATGGGCGTGCATATCTCCAAGCCCGATATTGCCGACCATGTGGCCGATGATGCCTTTTCTCTGTCGCCGATATGGCGCGAAAAGGCTATGGCGGGGCGTTTGTTTGGCTGCGTCATGCACGGCGACTGGATGCACGTCGGCGATCCGGTCGCGCGCGATGTCGCCGAAGCCAGACTGGCTAAGGTAGTTTAA
- the addB gene encoding double-strand break repair protein AddB encodes MSGLFSSEGPRWYSIPSGRSFLDDLARGLYDHLGSLGLSEAQILTPTRRGARAMARAFSELAHGGALLLPQVRAIGDLDEGEPPFDLEFLALDLPPALSSTRRRFELARLVMAHYRPDGYEMTSKVALELASSLCGFFDSLALEEVDASDRLDDLVHHEAASQYVIDEWARHWQVSAKFLSIVVHEWPRRLNELGLMDPSQRRVALIRKLGEQWTLRPPQHPLVLAGSTGTAPSMADLMGLVANLPQGAVVLPGLDLSLDDKAWRQVEDSHPQGGMKRLLERHGVERAGVKTWPASVETERGPRARRRLLNEALRPAQATEDWLQQIAIMKSEADSSGFDPFTEGLRGLTLIEARQDEDAATQIAVLMRETLEIPDKIAALITPDIGLARRVSAHLSRWGLAADSSAGEPLAHSLSGRFLLDILALSVDPLDPVRLLSVLKHPFGRYHNQADLIDRVGLRTVRPRDMAEVTARLDKYPEAQSVWLDFSSHISVWHDGFDGPRALSELVRTFVAAAETLTREDGQALWQGAAGASASALLSGLITEGEGFNVTSADDFASIIGHMIKTETLRTGGNTHPRLLILGAIEARLVKADRLILAGLEDGVWPQSPPLDPFLSRPMRKALGLPSPERRTGLAAHDFVQAASAEDVWLITRKRREGEPQVMSRWLWRLKTLCQGAKVEITDAPHIADWAHQLSEAVADAPDSLKPAARPEPRPPAEVRPTSMSVTEVEKFVRDPYAIYAGRILNLKLRDRANEPFEQRRRGNAVHEAAENFVLQGHPLGEAGEAAFMDLMEQALRAENLTEAEIALQRPLFGDWARHFVSFETERRAGKPRFIIEKEGAYNFETARGKFTLKARADRIEVREHGIDILDFKTGQPPSAKEAVAGFFPQLTLTAAIVKYGTFDGTGHDKPIGDLLYVRLSPDGAKLKPVAEKGVSSDELANQALDKFKARIDAYGKTSQPYRSWVAPKYLKKKGDYDQLARLYEWHIMGDEDASPEPASEGEE; translated from the coding sequence ATGAGCGGACTATTTTCGTCAGAGGGCCCTCGTTGGTACTCGATCCCGTCGGGGCGGTCGTTTCTGGATGATCTGGCGCGCGGGCTTTATGACCATCTGGGATCGCTGGGCTTAAGCGAAGCGCAAATCCTGACGCCGACGCGGCGTGGGGCGCGAGCCATGGCGCGGGCCTTTTCAGAACTGGCGCACGGCGGCGCGCTTTTGCTGCCGCAGGTTCGGGCAATCGGTGATCTGGATGAGGGCGAGCCGCCGTTCGATCTTGAGTTTCTAGCGCTCGATCTGCCGCCGGCCTTAAGTTCAACCCGGCGGCGGTTTGAACTGGCGCGGCTGGTCATGGCCCACTATCGGCCCGATGGCTATGAGATGACGTCGAAGGTGGCGCTGGAATTGGCATCATCCCTCTGCGGGTTTTTTGACTCTCTGGCGCTGGAGGAGGTGGACGCCTCAGACCGGCTGGACGATCTGGTTCATCACGAAGCCGCGTCGCAATATGTGATTGATGAGTGGGCCAGGCACTGGCAGGTGTCGGCGAAATTCCTGTCGATCGTGGTGCATGAATGGCCGCGGCGGCTGAATGAATTGGGCCTGATGGACCCGTCCCAGCGGCGGGTGGCGCTGATCCGCAAGCTGGGTGAACAATGGACCCTGCGCCCACCGCAACATCCGCTGGTGCTGGCCGGATCGACCGGCACGGCGCCGTCCATGGCCGATCTGATGGGGCTGGTGGCGAACCTGCCGCAAGGGGCGGTGGTGCTGCCGGGGCTTGATTTATCACTGGATGATAAGGCGTGGCGTCAGGTTGAGGATTCCCACCCCCAGGGGGGGATGAAGCGGCTGCTGGAACGGCACGGCGTCGAGCGGGCAGGGGTAAAGACATGGCCGGCATCGGTTGAAACCGAACGCGGCCCACGGGCGCGACGCAGGCTGCTGAATGAGGCGCTCAGGCCGGCTCAGGCGACTGAGGACTGGCTGCAGCAGATTGCGATTATGAAATCTGAGGCTGACTCATCGGGATTTGATCCGTTCACAGAAGGTTTGCGGGGCTTAACTCTGATTGAGGCGCGTCAGGACGAAGATGCGGCGACGCAAATCGCGGTGTTGATGCGCGAAACGCTGGAGATACCGGATAAGATTGCCGCCCTGATCACGCCGGATATCGGTCTGGCGCGGCGGGTCAGTGCGCACCTGAGCCGTTGGGGGCTGGCCGCGGACTCGTCAGCCGGTGAGCCGTTGGCACATAGCCTGAGCGGGCGGTTTTTGCTGGATATTCTGGCGCTGTCGGTGGACCCGCTTGATCCGGTCCGGCTGTTGTCGGTGCTTAAACATCCATTCGGGCGGTATCACAATCAAGCCGATTTGATTGATCGGGTGGGTTTAAGAACCGTGCGTCCGCGTGACATGGCGGAGGTCACGGCACGGCTCGATAAATATCCGGAAGCGCAGAGCGTTTGGTTGGATTTTTCAAGCCACATAAGCGTTTGGCACGATGGGTTTGATGGTCCGCGCGCCCTGAGTGAACTGGTGCGCACCTTTGTCGCGGCGGCGGAAACTCTGACGCGGGAAGACGGTCAAGCGCTATGGCAGGGGGCGGCGGGGGCGTCAGCCTCGGCGCTATTGTCCGGCCTGATCACCGAAGGGGAAGGTTTTAACGTCACCTCAGCCGATGATTTTGCCAGCATCATAGGCCACATGATCAAGACGGAGACCCTGCGCACCGGCGGCAACACCCATCCGCGTCTGCTGATTTTGGGGGCGATCGAAGCGCGTCTGGTTAAGGCCGACCGGCTCATACTGGCGGGGCTTGAGGACGGGGTGTGGCCGCAGTCGCCGCCGCTTGACCCGTTTCTGTCCCGCCCAATGCGTAAAGCACTGGGGCTGCCGTCGCCGGAGCGTCGCACGGGACTGGCCGCCCATGATTTTGTCCAGGCGGCGTCTGCGGAAGATGTCTGGCTGATCACCCGTAAGCGCCGCGAAGGGGAGCCGCAGGTTATGTCGCGCTGGCTGTGGCGGCTGAAAACCCTGTGTCAGGGGGCGAAGGTTGAGATCACGGATGCCCCGCACATTGCCGACTGGGCCCATCAACTGTCCGAAGCGGTGGCAGATGCGCCGGATAGTCTAAAACCGGCGGCGCGGCCGGAGCCGCGTCCGCCCGCCGAAGTGCGGCCCACATCCATGAGTGTGACCGAAGTCGAAAAATTTGTGCGCGATCCCTATGCCATATACGCTGGGCGGATTTTGAATCTGAAACTGCGCGACCGTGCCAATGAGCCGTTTGAGCAAAGACGGCGCGGCAATGCCGTCCATGAGGCGGCGGAAAACTTTGTGCTGCAAGGACATCCGTTGGGTGAGGCGGGTGAGGCAGCGTTTATGGATCTGATGGAACAGGCCTTGCGCGCTGAGAATTTGACCGAAGCCGAGATTGCGCTGCAACGGCCATTGTTTGGTGACTGGGCGCGGCACTTTGTGAGTTTTGAAACTGAGCGCCGCGCCGGTAAACCGCGCTTCATTATCGAAAAAGAGGGCGCTTATAATTTTGAAACCGCGCGCGGTAAGTTCACCCTTAAGGCCCGCGCCGACCGGATCGAAGTGCGTGAGCACGGCATCGATATTCTCGATTTCAAGACCGGTCAGCCGCCATCCGCGAAGGAGGCGGTGGCGGGCTTTTTCCCGCAATTGACCCTGACGGCGGCGATTGTGAAATATGGCACTTTTGACGGGACGGGCCATGATAAGCCCATTGGCGACCTGCTCTATGTGCGCCTGTCGCCGGACGGGGCCAAGCTGAAACCGGTGGCGGAAAAAGGCGTTAGCTCGGACGAACTGGCCAATCAGGCGCTAGATAAATTCAAGGCTCGCATCGACGCTTACGGCAAGACGTCACAGCCCTACCGGTCGTGGGTCGCGCCGAAATACCTTAAGAAAAAAGGCGACTACGATCAGTTGGCCCGGCTTTATGAGTGGCATATTATGGGTGATGAGGATGCGTCGCCTGAGCCCGCTTCGGAGGGCGAAGAATGA
- the rplS gene encoding 50S ribosomal protein L19: MNLLQKLEAEECAKLRAGKSFPEFQPGDTVRVSVKIKEGDRERVQAYEGVCIARAGSGINENFTVRKISFGEGVERVFPLLSPMIDGIEVKRRGVVRRAKLYYLRDRRGKSARIVERSQNSTRGSKGAELRAQMASKSEASEG; this comes from the coding sequence ATGAACCTGCTTCAAAAGCTCGAAGCCGAAGAATGTGCCAAGCTGCGCGCCGGCAAATCCTTTCCTGAATTCCAGCCGGGCGACACCGTCCGCGTCAGCGTCAAGATCAAGGAAGGCGACCGTGAACGCGTCCAGGCCTACGAAGGCGTTTGCATCGCGCGCGCCGGTTCCGGCATCAATGAAAATTTCACCGTCCGTAAGATCAGCTTCGGCGAAGGCGTAGAGCGCGTATTCCCGCTGCTGTCACCAATGATCGACGGTATCGAAGTCAAGCGTCGCGGTGTCGTCCGTCGCGCCAAGCTCTACTACCTGCGTGACCGCCGTGGTAAGTCGGCCCGTATCGTCGAGCGTTCGCAAAACTCGACTCGCGGCTCCAAGGGTGCTGAACTGCGCGCCCAGATGGCCAGCAAGAGCGAGGCTTCCGAAGGTTAA
- the trmD gene encoding tRNA (guanosine(37)-N1)-methyltransferase TrmD, producing the protein MSEDSQRPYAVSVLTMFPEAFPGPLDVSVIGNARKESGLWTLETVDIRAFSSDKRGFLDDTPAGGGPGQVLKADVIAKALDSIDVSNRPLIYMSARGKPLTQGRVREWSKAQGLIVLCGRFEGVDQRVLDARGFEEISVGDAVLAGGESAAMVTIEATLRLIPGVLGASASLDNESFEDGLLEHPQYTRPRTFEGLDIPEVLLSGDHKKAALWRQQMREATTKERRPDLWAAHLSKSQAKGD; encoded by the coding sequence ATGTCTGAAGATTCTCAAAGACCTTACGCTGTGTCGGTGCTGACCATGTTCCCGGAAGCTTTTCCGGGGCCGCTGGATGTATCGGTCATCGGCAATGCCCGAAAAGAATCTGGGCTTTGGACGCTGGAAACGGTGGACATTCGCGCCTTTTCGAGCGATAAGCGCGGCTTCCTTGACGACACCCCTGCGGGTGGCGGCCCCGGACAGGTGCTCAAAGCGGATGTAATCGCCAAAGCGCTTGATTCGATTGATGTTTCCAATCGACCGCTCATTTACATGAGTGCCCGTGGCAAACCACTGACGCAAGGTCGGGTTCGCGAATGGTCTAAGGCCCAAGGCCTTATTGTCCTGTGCGGGCGGTTCGAAGGGGTGGATCAGCGAGTGCTCGATGCCCGCGGGTTCGAAGAAATCAGCGTTGGCGATGCCGTCCTTGCGGGCGGAGAGTCGGCGGCGATGGTGACAATTGAGGCGACGTTGCGGCTTATTCCGGGGGTTCTCGGCGCATCGGCCAGCCTTGATAACGAAAGCTTTGAGGATGGTCTCCTTGAACACCCGCAGTATACAAGACCGCGGACGTTTGAGGGCCTCGACATCCCCGAAGTGCTGTTAAGCGGCGACCATAAAAAGGCGGCGCTCTGGCGGCAACAGATGCGAGAGGCAACCACGAAAGAACGACGTCCCGATCTGTGGGCGGCGCATCTTTCCAAATCACAGGCAAAAGGCGATTAA
- the tsaE gene encoding tRNA (adenosine(37)-N6)-threonylcarbamoyltransferase complex ATPase subunit type 1 TsaE, with amino-acid sequence MMPETVWLKDAAATESLGARVGQTLKTGDIIYLTGDLGAGKSCLARGLIRTRTSSDQDVPSPTFTLVQTYEAEGVDIAHFDLYRLTDPEEVHEIGLFELAEDHACLIEWPQRLGHLSFEDYLEIRLEAGQDEHGHQGRIATLTPHGHYR; translated from the coding sequence ATGATGCCGGAAACGGTATGGCTAAAGGATGCGGCAGCGACTGAAAGCTTAGGCGCGCGGGTCGGCCAAACCCTGAAAACGGGCGATATTATCTACCTGACCGGTGATCTGGGGGCCGGGAAATCCTGCCTGGCGCGTGGATTGATCCGTACACGGACAAGTTCTGATCAGGATGTGCCCTCGCCGACCTTTACCCTCGTGCAGACCTATGAGGCTGAGGGCGTAGATATCGCCCATTTTGATCTTTACCGCCTGACTGATCCCGAAGAGGTTCATGAGATCGGCCTGTTTGAACTGGCGGAGGATCATGCCTGCCTGATTGAGTGGCCGCAGCGACTGGGCCATCTGAGCTTTGAAGATTATCTGGAAATCCGCCTCGAAGCGGGTCAGGATGAGCACGGACATCAGGGACGTATCGCCACCCTGACCCCGCATGGCCACTATAGATAA